The stretch of DNA ccaaatcgcagtcagggtgccattatctaacctgtagagatctgtgcgtccttccagggatatacctccccagaccatcactgacccaccaccaaacctgtcatgctgaatgatgttgcaggcagcataacgttctccacggcatctccagaccctttcacgtctgtcgcatgtgctcaggttgaacttgctctcatcagtgaagagcacagggcaccagtggtgtagttgccaattctggtggtctatggcaaatgccaatcgagctctacagTGCTGGGCaatgagcacagggcccactacaggacgtcgggccctcaggccaccctcatggagcctgtttctgattgtttggtcagaaacattcacaccagtgtcTTGCTgtaggtcattttgtagggctctggcagtgctcatcctgttcctccttgcacaaaggagcagataccaatcctgctgagggttgaagggccttctatggccctgtccagctctcctggagtaactacctgtctcctggaatctcctccatgcgtccaggtaccgcagtgattcCCTGGGCCAgttctgggaggagatcccccaagAATATCcatgtattatttttctttgtctttctgcttatttagaccacacaaatACGCATTACAaggatgttgtgatgttcggagtgcccATGAATGCATCAGGCAGTAGtcaagtgacaatgaggaagtgtggttccagactagagatgtgtttgtgagttgcagatacatacagtacacggtGGTGGaaatgcactgctgttgatgtgttgggGTGATATTAAAGTtacaaaagagcatcagactgtgCGTCTGTGGGGAGATACACGATGCCGCCGTCTCCTCATAATAAAGAGACGTGGCTTGCAATGATGTGTATACCTTAAGTacgctaaaaaatgtaacagaattcaagaaataaaattagttaccgctgttaatgtgctatttttgacaaccctaatatacatttttagaagCATATTCACCATTGCAACCACGAATATACACACTTATTTCACAAGCAAGGCACCCTTCCAGAAAACACAGCAAGACAAGACACGtgactgcatgctttgaatggggaaaaagtAGCGCCATCTAATGGACAGGTATAATCATCCAAATGAAAATGTTAACATGTGCAATCAAATACGTGATTATAAGAGCTACATGGGACCAATAACGTGACATGTTTGTGTAGCATTGCCATTTCAGGCTAATTTAACCATGTGGTCCTATTGGTCAGTCTCAGGATGCCATTGGGTTATACGTCTGTATATAAGGCCCGCCCTCAGGCCAGGTCAAGAAGTCACACAACCTCCAGGTTTTCGAGACAGCATCAACGCCTCTGTTGTTCTGCACCAGATGTTGATGTTCAGGAATGTAGTTTGGAGGCTCCCTGCATACCTATGATTGTTATTCACTATTGTGTGACTGGTTAAATGTGTAAATAGGTCACTTGGGTGCAACGTGGAAACAATCCCCTCCCTCATCAAGCGGTCCAGTATACTGTATTCCAGGCAAGTCACACCCACGGGGCTCAAAGAGCTAGCATCTGTGGCATGATGATTGACTTTGATGTCAAATGGTATGACAACTTGTGTCATCCTTCGCTGGACCAGAACCTGTGCAGGCCATTCCACGCTGGGTCAAAGCCTCAGACACCTGCATCGATGTTGAAAGGCCTCATGTCGTGGGCGCCTACAACAAATACATGGGGGCGTGCGTGGATCTGTTGGACACGTTTACAGCGAAATACAAGTTTGCCCTGAAATCTGGGCGTTGGAACATGTGTAAcctgccctgtttcgcaccgcccgcaccggggctcgacacaggaccttcgcaatgggaggcgagagcgctgaccacacggccaaaagcccggactgtcgaccgcgtgttcagcgcagcgcTTAAGgctgagggagtgaggtttaccaacgtacacttgcacagcctcacaggctggcatctgttacacatATATGTCGTCTGGCACACCATCAACACCTGGCTACTGTACAAGCGGCACTGCCACGCTCTCAGGATGCCAAAGAAGCAGATGCTGAACACGAGAAAGTTTCAGGCACAACTAGCATCCTCTCATTCTGGTAAGAAGCTATTTTGTTTGTGATATCTTTGACTTCTTCATTCTTCTGTTTCTGGGACTATCACTGTCAATAAATGGCAACATTCTTGTTGCCATGAATGCAAAACCCTGCAAACGAATCCTTAGTTCTGTAATGTTGTTCTGTACAAATACAGgagattctgctccccatcaagACCCACCTTGCAGTACTACAACATTTCAATCAAAACCTACAAAAAACACCTCATTTTCAGCCTCAAAGACCTCCTACAACACCCCCCCTCATGGttgaaaaaaaacgttttctaGTGTTTTTCTATATTTGGGTTATACAGAACTAAAGAAAAGGTGATTCTAAAATATATAGgaggagggaaaggcttcttgaaacgtcatctgtacttctgtgaagaaggtgtcgaacgtttcgctcctcatccgaagagcttcgtcagcaaactaacaagtgctggtagactaggccttaaatacagtaagcgtgggcggaataggtgtgccaatgccctcctcctatggttccttacactaagactgggaggagttgtggtctaatcctctccttctattagcatttgcttagtttccccaatataaattggggaaactaagcaaatgctccaaaaaaggctttatcaacaacGCAGgtacaattctagtggtcctcaatcagcagtacatctacaccttaaagcaaccaatcactcttttgaggacagagaggtaaagattttggccaaagaaaactgatggtttgaaagagtaaaagaagctatttttgtcaaacaacagaactcatcattgaatcggaatggtggtttgaggtttaatttggaccctgtgttcagcaggttactgagaccaaaacccacagctcttagtcatgcaaatgaggtggagccagggccgagccagaacaatacatgctaacgagccagtatcagagtcattCATACCCAAcgacagggagctacacttccctttgatcggaggtgctaatggaaggagaggattagaccacaactcctcccagtcttagtgtaagtaaccaataggaggagggcattggcacaccaattctgcccactcttactgtatttaaggcctaggctaccagcacttgttagttcgctgacgaagctcttcggatgaggagtgaaacgtccgacaccttcttcacagaagtacagatgacgtctcaagaagccttttcctcgttggacaactcctgtacgactgagagcctacacagacgtatataggaggagttattgaaaaaaaggacaaatcgtcgtcgttaagactcttctaaaagaggtagtgttctgtgggtggtgtagaattaagtaggcctattaactcttcataaactttaatcacacgctctgtccgagtTGCATCATAAAACCCTTCcactctcctcttcctcgtcttcctgtatctgttggtcccattagcagtgtcacagtgccctctgctggtcaagcatgtaccagtataaatatgggtttgCCGGGCAACCATGTActtgtagcagtataaatatggacttataaggcaaaacacatgaaaaaatagaccagtcagcttgtgttcgtatctctgaatgttcgttagtaggggacttagtttCTAATgttacaactctgtacagtagatggcgccCTAACTCCGCTTCTTACATACCTGGTCTGTCAGGGAATAAAAATCAGTGTTGAAAATGTCTAGACTTTGCAAGACAcacatagtgtgtgtgtatgtgtatatatatatatatatatatatatatatatatatatattttgtatttagatCCCTTCAGGTTGTTTAGCACTATTGACTTGATTTGAATCAAACaattgtacaaaataaaacagaatcgTCTTTTCTTGATATTgctacattgtcttatattgtttagTTGTAAGTTGTTACATTGACATAAAAAATACCTAAAATATTCATCCTGTATTCTGATTACAACACCAAcaaattaaaagggaaaaaaaaatcatttaagtatcttaaacattttaaagtaaaacttaTCAGCActggtatcggcaatactgTCGCTGCATTTACTTGGTATAGCAACGATAGCAAAATATGCAGTATCGGCCAAGGCCACCTCGTTGGTTTCCACGTGCGGGTTAAGTCAGCCTATCAAGAAACACGCACGTCGCCTCTGATCCTGCCTAACTGTACGTCATTCAAATAAACACTTTGTTCGTAGTGAGGGCTAAAGGTAGTGGTGGACATTACGAACAGGTCTTCGAACGAAAAGCCAGACTTAGGGTGTTTTCGGCGACGTGCACGCTGCTGTTCGGCATCGCGTCACTGGAGGCAGAGCACATGGTGCTAACGTGCCGAGCGACTTCTAAATGTCTCCGCACGCCGTCGCTTCCCGTCTTTAGTGTCACCCATATCGGCGTCTGTCACCAAATAATCTTATTTAGATCAGTCGCTCAAAACTACCAGCACTTAATTCAGCTCGCAACCTTGACGACGGCGCTCTTTGATAGCCGCTTAGCTTGTGACCTAGCTTGAGTTGTGTAAGGGCTAACATTATGAGTCACGTGCAGGCCCAGCATTACTAGCGCACAATACTTGGAAGTCACGCAAATGTTGATCGACAACAAGTCACCACACGTCTACATTGTAGCTTCTAAACAAGACTCGCTAGACAGTtacgtgtgtttttttaacgCGTCTGTTGTAGGGTCTACTAAGACAGGTGAACCATAAATAAATCGCTTGGCAAGCTAAATGGCTTCTGTTTACTAGTTGACCGGGGATTTGCCGTTCGTTCACCTTTCAAAGGTTAAACATTAGGACAGCTCCACAGAAACATGTTATTATAAAAGCTTCAGTGTGACACGAAGCAACCCTCCTACAAAGCCAAGATTCTGATATAAAGTCACTAAAGTGCTGGTTTTGGTGTTCTTGGTGGAAGTAAAGTAGTAATAAGAGGAACAGGTTGTTTGCATGTGAGCTAGCATAGCAGCTAGGCCGACAACTTACCATGTTGGATAGAGTCCTCCTTCAGTTCACCTTGTAAAAAAACTGCACAAGTTGATTATTAAACTCTTCAATTAAATATCTTTGGACATCCAATTCCAGTTGTTCGGAGAGGCTTTTCCTCAACTACCGTCCACCCGGTAACGAGCTGAgtccaaacacaacacaaaatcagCAAGACTACGACTTCAAATGTGCACAATGCTAGCTTAACTTTTCTTACAAACACCAAAGTCCCATTTTACGGCTACAGCCTTAATAAAGAAGCGATCTGCTTGGATGGAGTGTTGGCGCTTCATGTGACAGCTGCGTCCTTTGCCTGCGACCTGCACACCAGCAGCGACACACACGATGGGGGTGAAagctagtgatgtgtcggtcgcgaacgaataaGCTCCAAGAGCCGGCTCGCTTCTTTGGGGTCAATAgggagccgattagttttttcctcgtctttcttTCTGTCATTGGTCAAGGTGTGTGGCACTGAGCAGCGGGAGGGGCTTcgggttaaacacgctgtggtgctcagAGCCGATTCCTTTGTGACAAATTTgtatgaagagatttgacctcaTTTGTCCACTGAGATGGGTCTATGTTTTGataatacattatattatatttttgtagctgttcattgggttttaaataaatatttcgcATTTTTTACATTGGTTATTCATTTTACATAATACgtcatttggtaataaattaagacaacaaaaaaatcagagaagccacttgggagccgaaagagacgAGCCGAGCCGAGCCACACGAACGGCTGTCTAAAAcgagccgaaatttccatcactagtgGATGCATCAATACCAGTGTTGTGTTGATGATACCAAGGCTCGTGTCAGTACAAGCGTGAGGGGATCGATATTTTTCAATTCTCTATCTTCGTTTTcgaaaatatgtaatttttgtCGTACTGCTCATACTGTTACAAACACAGGAGATAAGTTCTCGACAAGGAGGGATAAAATCCTTCCAATCCTAAATTGACAAAGTCTTGGACAACTGTCGTTATTAGTATCAGATTGATACCAAACCTCCCAGTATTGCCCACCCTTGCTCCACAGCGACCTCTGTGGCCAAACTGAGAACACCAAACAGTTGTCCTCTGGGAGCGAAGCGAAAGGATAAGTGCGCAACAACAAGAAGTTATTTGGGACAGCTCTGGCATGCTTCCCAGGAAGTGAGTACGCGGTGTACAATATTCATGTGCAAGTGGAAGTAAATAAATATTCCAATGCGTTTGTCCAAGGAACGTTTCAACGGTAGATAcagatagacgccgcatcgagtgggtttgtccacctCTACGTCAAGGCTGccctgtaaatgaatacaagtaaatggaCTTTCATAAAGTTAATGCCTGTAGTTCATTCGTTCAcgcacgcactaatatacttagGAAACAGTCACCAAACatttgagaagatcaaatacaaatacattgtttttggtgcctaactttCTCCCAaatatattagtgcgtgtgtgaacgTATCCACTTCAAATTCTTTGTATGAAAATAAGTACATCTAATTGTATTcctttacagcgcagccttgacacatttGGCGGCAACGTTGACGTACGGCGTCTACAGGACGTACATACATTATGTCTATGGCTTCAAcgatgaacaacacaacaggcAACATCGTGGTCTACGAACACTTAGTTTCAAGAGGTGAGAGCTATAATTGAAATGTAGACATGTTAAAGACATTCCAAGTAGCCTTACCTCTCGCCGGAAGTCTGAGATGGCGTATTGTAGGAAGCTCCTCTCCGCACGAGTCCGTCACCCCTGCCGATCTAGGGACTATGACGTCACCAATGACTGAGTCCCCTCTGCTCGGTCACGTCACTAACTTTCAAAGGCTGCGCTATTATACTTCACACTTTTACTTCCGCCAAGGAGCCCGTTTGTCAACAGGATTACATCAATGAGGGGGCGGGGCTTTTTACCAGAGATGATTTCTTACATTGACACATTCCTTCCTTTCTCATTGGCTCAATCTTAATTTGTAAATCAAGCAACTCAGAAATGCAAGTATACACTAATTTCAACATTTCACCTGCAGATCCAAAAAAGTTCTAAatacacccccccccaaaaaaaagctgtaaggAGATGTCATGTTAATGATATGTTAACGAAGGACACTTTGGTTGTTTAGTTTCTTTGCTTTAATTTGtgtcatgatgtcatgatgGGTTAAGCCTTGGCGCTTGATGCCTGCCCGCTTTGTTGGAGTTGCTGGATCTTTACGTTCATCACTTCTAGCACAGCTGCAAAGCACACAACACCACAtcaaaacaaatatacacacatcTTACGTGACAGACTCACCTTGCTTCATGGCATGTTTCTCCTGAAGGGCGGGCTGAATTTTCTCTATCTGCTTTGTCAGAAAATCTATTTTCCGCTTGAAGAAAGCCTTGGAATCTGATACATTCTACATTTAGAGACACAAGGGCGATACATTCTACATTTGGAGACACAGGGACGGTACATTCTACATTTGGAGACACAGACATCACTCAATTGGACAGATGGTATTTGGAATACACCCGCTTACCTTTTCAACATAATATCCTGTGCCCACATCCACTAAGACATGCTCCACATCATTCAACGTGCCGGGCACATACATCTACACAAGGTCACATTAAGGGCAATGTATCTTGTCAAACTTTCCAACATCAGAAAAGATCACTAGAAATACCTGGTCCACAAAGTTTCCCAATGtaaagcgcagacctccgccaaggctttcAGGTGCCCTAGCCTGctacccacaaggcatgctgggtaacttcccagcatgccttgtggaatgtgtaacggatgccagcctgtgaggctgtgcgagtgtacgttggtaagcctcactccctctgcctcaagagctgcgctgaacatgcggccgacagtccgggcttttagtcgtgtggtcagcgccctctcctcccattacgaaggtcctgtgttcgagccccggtacGGGCAAGTgcaaaacagggcgggttacattggtgccgtgacccggatgggagtgaggtttgagggggtgagtgtaacggatgccagcctgtgtggctgtgcgagtgtacgttggtaaacctcactccctctgcctcaagagctgcgctgaacatgcggccgacagtccgggtttttagtcgtgtggtcaacgccctcgcctcccattacgaaggtcctgcgttcgagccccggtgcgaaacagggcgggttacacgagtttaaaatagtattgttttgcatgtatattaatGTGCAAGCATCTATCTTGGTACTTGCATAGTtcgtgtggtgcagttacattgtgttccACGTGTGTACCCGCAGAGTCCGTGTGGTGTAGTTACATAGTGTGTTCCACGTGTAAATGAATATCACACTGATTGACTGCAAATAAACAAGCAGCTTTGCCTCAAGAGTACTTTCTGTATAATTTAAGCTTTATTAATGCTATTTATTCTACCAAGAACCAACCAAATTATGGAAATAAGCACAaatgttttgattaaaaaaaagcggGGATCAATTGTAAACGCAAGAGGGATCTAGTCATCCAAtcgttccaaagtcaaacaccaTCTAATTGGTGTTTGAGCTAAACTGTTGAACTCAAGATGTAAAGGATACAGAACTTGTAAGCGGAACCAGTAGTTGTTTACCTGCACGACAACAAAGTCACTTTTCCAGACATGCAAACTAAAAAAGTACAACTTGTGGTTGTACAGTGTTGAGATGGCTCAGATCTCGTCCTCCGCTTTGGAAAAGATGGCTTACCTTGATTGTTTTGGTTGAGCGCATTCAAACTATCTTTTGCTTCGACGTATTTGGTCTGGACGACTTTGAGCTGCCCTATTGAGGATGTCAGGAACTCAATCTCCtgcaaacataaaacacaaagccACACTTTGCCACAGGCTGCATTTAGCGTCACACTGGCGGTACTGGGGAGGTTAAGGTTGTCGTACATCACGTGCACACTACTTGGAAAAACGCAATGTGTGCTGCTTTACGTTGTAACCATAATAAAACGCACAATTACACTTCAGTCGAACTGAAACTACACAAAAGAGCAGATTTACCTGATCTAATTGACTTTTAAGACCCTCTAGCTGAGGCAGAGACAAATCCGTGAGATTGACCGCCATATTGGGTGTATGACGTCACGCTCTGATGTTGCTTCCGGTTCAAAGACTGAACGCAGACATGCAAGATTGCCTCCTAGTGGACCGTAGAGTACTTACAGCACAAGACTGCACAAATCCTTTCAATACAAgtctaaaaatgaatgaaataggTTTATATGTCGCTttatttcttgaaaaaaaaactgttaaaaaCGCATACAAGTCGATATGACAACATGTGTACATGTGAAAGCCCTACCCTGCAAAAACAACGTTCAAGTCATGATAATATGGATTTAAATACTATGTGTTGTGTGGCATTACAGTAAATATTAGTAACACACGGAAACGAGTGTTTGTGGCGCACACACCAAGCAAGCGTTAGTTAATTAAAAAGTGCAATAAAACGCTCTGTAAAGATGTTATAACCACTCACTGTTAACAACAgttgttataaataaaaaatgcagtactttacaataaaaaaaggaagaaaatgaaATATGTGTGCTGCAGCTGGCTGGGTTGCGCTACTGCAGATGGATTGGTAGGCCATAGACCACAGGTGCGGCGCCTATGAGGTGTTTTAGGTGTGTGGCCTGCCGAGAAGGGCCCATATAGTCCAGCAGGGCGCTTCCAGATTCAGATGACAACCAGGATTCCAATAAGGCTTTAGCAAAGCGGTCGATATCCCGATCGGTTACATCCCACAGGTTTCCCAAAACAAAGGGGCTGTGGAATGAAATCAAGCCAGATGAATGCCATGTTTGATGCaaataaatgctaaatgttttttttttttaaagtacaaaaAGCATCTCACCAGCCCGCTATGAGGTAATTGAGGATGATGCCTTGTCCCTCCTGATCCCCCCGCACGGCCAGAGCGGCGCTGCTGCACCCGATGAGCAGGGAGGCGGCTCTCATGGGACGCTTCAGGACCGCCCGGCTGTCGAGGAAGCGTACGCCTGCGCCGTGACCCATGAAACTGACGTGTCCAGAAGTGCAGGGCACATGATGCAGAGGACAACAGCAGCTTTTCAACCCACAGCAATACATGCATGTCACAACAACAAAGCTATGCAAAACCTTTGGTTTGAACCGTGGGGATGATTGTGCCCGTGTGTTTGATCtagttgcttttttaaatttggtTTATGGCCGTTCATTGCTTCCAGACACCATCGTGATAGGTCCATTTCCACcacgtaggattccttattaatgcatgtaatattctcatagagcatagaaaacctgcttatcacctacatttaacattattagagctctctacacatgaaataacaccccattgtcacctttacactcctatggcCCAATATAagagacataataacagaatacacacacgttagcactgggagacttcctgtggtggcaatGTGACATTACTAGTaagcagtgtagaatactgcatatcatgtctttgaatgagtgttctgaataccttatatttggattagacttcatttagccatttttacagtatgcttgaaaattcttcatttaggaaaaaaagatgtaaaatgtgcttaaatacaGTATGC from Dunckerocampus dactyliophorus isolate RoL2022-P2 chromosome 8, RoL_Ddac_1.1, whole genome shotgun sequence encodes:
- the LOC129186040 gene encoding prefoldin subunit 5-like — protein: MAVNLTDLSLPQLEGLKSQLDQEIEFLTSSIGQLKVVQTKYVEAKDSLNALNQNNQGKQLLVPLTSSMYVPGTLNDVEHVLVDVGTGYYVEKNVSDSKAFFKRKIDFLTKQIEKIQPALQEKHAMKQAVLEVMNVKIQQLQQSGQASSAKA